The genomic region CCGCCGCTCGCCTGTTCCGCGAAAACGGGATCGCGGCGACCGGGGTCGATATGATCACCCAGCGCGCCGGCCTGACTCACGGCGGCCTCTACAGCCAGTTCGGCTCCAAAGATGCCGTCGCGGCGGCTGCCATCCTGGTCGCTTCCAGGAATTCCGCGCGCAGGATGCGGCGTCCCGCCGAGCGTCAACCTGCGGAGCAGGGGCTGCGCAGCGTCGTCGAGCAATACCTGTCGATCTCGCATCGCGACGAGCGCGGCCGGGGCTGTGTGCTGGCCGCCCTGGGAACCGACATCCCGCGCCAGCCGCGTGCGGTACGTCAGGCGTTCACGCTGGCGCTAGAGGGCGCGTTCGACTTGATGGCCGGATGGATGCCGGACCGCGCCGCCTCGCGGCGTCAGCAAAAGGCGATCGCCGTTTTCTCGGCGATGGTCGGGGCGCTGATCCTGGCGCGTGGCGTAAACGATGAAGCGCTCTCGCAGCAGATCCTGGCGGTTTCGTCGAAGTCGGTGGTCGATGCCGCCTGGCCTGCGCGCCGGGCGCGCGATACCCGGAGAACCCAGCGGCGCGCAACCCGCAAAGGAGCAAGCTAGTGGAACTGCGAAACGCCGCCGCAGCGGTTATCGGAGCGGGGGACTATATCGGCGCTGCGATCGCCAGGAAATTTGCCCTGGAAGGTTTCAGCGTCTTCGCCGGACGGCGTCAGGGTGACAAGCTTGCGCCGCTGGTCTCGGAGATTGAGGCGCTCGGTGGCCGAATCGTCGGGCGTTCTCTCGATGCGCGCAAGGAAAACGACATCACCGCCTTCCTTGACGAGGCGGACGGCACGGCGCCGCTCGAGGTTTGCATATTCAACGTCGGGGCCAACGTCAATTTTCCACTGCTGGAAACTACCGAGCGCGTATTCCGCAAAGTATGGGAGATGGCGTGCTACTCCGGATTTCTGACGGGACGGGAAGCGGCCCGGCTGATGCTAACGCGGGGTCGGGGCGCCATCTTCTTTACCGGTGCGACCGCCAGCCTGCGTGGCGGTGTCGAGTACTCCGCGTTTGCGGCCGCGAAATTCGGTCTCCGTGCAGTCCCGCAGAGCGCCGCACGCGAGTTGGGGCCGCACAACATCCACGTCGCACATCTCATCATTGATGCGGGCGTAGACACGGCATGGGTCCGCGATCGCATCCGGGAACGGGAAGGCGAAGAAGCCCTCAAGGACCTTGACCTTTCGCGGCTGATGACGCCAGCGTCGGTCGCTGAGACTTACTGGCAACTCTACAAACAGCCTCGCGATGCGTGGACGTTCGAGCAGGAAATCCGTCCCTTCCGCGAGAAATGGTGAGGCGATGAAAAAGGTTGAGTTTCATTTCGACTTTGGCAGTCCCAATGCCTATCTGAGCCACCTGGTGATTCCCGCAATCGAGCAGCGCACCGGATTGAAATTCCAGTACGTGCCGGTTCTGCTCGGCGGGGTCTTTAAACTGACCAATAACCGTTCCCCCGCCGAGAGCCTCGCCGGCATCAAGAACAAGCCGCAG from Candidatus Binataceae bacterium harbors:
- a CDS encoding helix-turn-helix domain-containing protein translates to MRVSKQKAAENREQILAAAARLFRENGIAATGVDMITQRAGLTHGGLYSQFGSKDAVAAAAILVASRNSARRMRRPAERQPAEQGLRSVVEQYLSISHRDERGRGCVLAALGTDIPRQPRAVRQAFTLALEGAFDLMAGWMPDRAASRRQQKAIAVFSAMVGALILARGVNDEALSQQILAVSSKSVVDAAWPARRARDTRRTQRRATRKGAS
- a CDS encoding SDR family NAD(P)-dependent oxidoreductase produces the protein MELRNAAAAVIGAGDYIGAAIARKFALEGFSVFAGRRQGDKLAPLVSEIEALGGRIVGRSLDARKENDITAFLDEADGTAPLEVCIFNVGANVNFPLLETTERVFRKVWEMACYSGFLTGREAARLMLTRGRGAIFFTGATASLRGGVEYSAFAAAKFGLRAVPQSAARELGPHNIHVAHLIIDAGVDTAWVRDRIREREGEEALKDLDLSRLMTPASVAETYWQLYKQPRDAWTFEQEIRPFREKW